From the Paludibacterium paludis genome, one window contains:
- a CDS encoding chemotaxis protein CheW, which produces MNATDSAAGSAARQSSRELLVFTLGSEEYGIDILKVQEIRGYESVTRIARAPAFIKGVINLRGSIVPIVDMRLKFAQTEATYNPFTVVIILNILDRTVGIVVDGVSDVVDLTPEAIRPAPEFGAAVDTAYIHGLGAIGERMVIVVDIERLMSSEEMSLVDDAVRAQNNV; this is translated from the coding sequence ATGAACGCGACCGACAGTGCGGCCGGCTCGGCCGCCCGGCAATCGTCCCGGGAACTGCTGGTGTTTACCCTGGGCAGTGAAGAGTACGGTATCGACATTCTCAAGGTTCAGGAAATTCGCGGTTATGAATCGGTGACGCGCATCGCGCGCGCCCCGGCCTTTATCAAGGGTGTCATCAACCTGCGCGGCAGCATTGTGCCGATCGTGGACATGCGGCTCAAATTCGCGCAGACGGAAGCGACGTACAACCCGTTCACGGTGGTCATCATCCTCAATATCCTGGACCGCACCGTTGGCATCGTGGTGGACGGTGTGTCGGATGTGGTGGACCTGACTCCCGAGGCCATCCGCCCCGCGCCCGAGTTCGGGGCCGCCGTCGATACGGCGTACATCCACGGCCTTGGCGCGATCGGTGAACGGATGGTGATTGTCGTGGATATCGAGCGGCTGATGAGCAGCGAAGAGATGAGCCTGGTGGATGACGCCGTGCGCGCTCAGAACAACGTGTAA
- a CDS encoding methyl-accepting chemotaxis protein, whose product MSSMKVRHRLTLGFGVLLVVIGVGMGSAVRELGNLSGSIKETSRVHVPRAKAANATIDNINVVGRGTRQLLIDDRPAEIADIKNKMTAAWKAMNDARQELRSVPGDKQSMALQEIFFQTDDVHRQKVDRFMTLLDAGKHDEARTYLLAEMRPVQLKAIDAVDALVDYEEKQSQDLANATLDEAVGAVRFLYVMLAVSVVIGLTAGWLITRGLMRQLGGEPDEAVQLMEQLAAGEVTSELTVKKGDTSSLFFHIRRAADKAVENIRVRIALDNVSTSVMIADNDRNIIYTNRSVGDMLMRAEADLRRALPQFDARNVLGANMDIFHRNPAHQRELLANLRGTYRAEIKVGGRVFALAASPVFNARGERLGSVVEWKDRTDEVHVEEEVAAIVGAAANGNFEARIGMTGKDGFFKVLGEGVNNLLDVTSRGLNDIASVLASLARGDLTRTIESDYQGLFGSLKSDTNTTVERLREIVGDIKEATDAITTAAREIAVGNSNLSSRTEQQAASLEETASSMEEITSTVKQNAENAKKANQLASGASQIATQGGAVVGQVVSTMSEINDSARKIVDIISVIDGIAFQTNILALNAAVEAARAGEQGRGFAVVASEVRNLAQRSAAAAKEIKALIGDSVDKVESGSRLVDEAGKTMEEIVSSVTRVADIMSEISAASIEQSSGIEQVNLAVTQMDENTQKNAALVEEAAAAAESLQEQSQSLAQAVSIFRLDAASGRAVPVARQRSSAIPTLKTVVTPAPASVSGDVPRAIQGARTDNDEWEEF is encoded by the coding sequence ATGTCGAGCATGAAAGTCAGGCACCGTTTGACGCTGGGCTTCGGTGTGTTGCTGGTGGTTATCGGGGTGGGCATGGGCAGCGCGGTGCGGGAGTTGGGCAACCTTTCGGGCAGCATCAAGGAAACGTCCAGGGTCCATGTGCCTCGCGCCAAGGCCGCCAACGCGACCATCGACAACATCAATGTGGTGGGACGCGGAACACGCCAGTTGCTGATCGACGACCGGCCGGCGGAAATCGCCGACATCAAAAACAAAATGACCGCCGCCTGGAAAGCCATGAACGACGCTCGCCAGGAGCTTCGCTCGGTACCCGGCGACAAGCAGAGCATGGCTTTGCAGGAGATTTTCTTCCAGACCGACGACGTGCACCGCCAGAAGGTCGACCGCTTCATGACGCTGCTCGATGCGGGCAAGCACGATGAAGCCCGGACCTATTTGCTGGCGGAGATGCGTCCCGTGCAATTGAAGGCGATCGACGCGGTCGACGCCCTGGTCGATTACGAAGAAAAACAATCCCAGGATCTGGCCAACGCCACCCTGGATGAGGCGGTCGGCGCGGTGCGCTTCCTCTACGTGATGCTGGCCGTTTCGGTGGTGATCGGCCTGACCGCCGGTTGGCTGATCACCCGCGGCCTGATGCGCCAGCTGGGCGGCGAGCCGGACGAGGCGGTGCAGTTGATGGAACAACTGGCCGCCGGCGAGGTGACATCGGAATTGACGGTGAAGAAGGGCGACACCTCGAGTCTGTTCTTCCACATCCGGCGCGCGGCGGACAAGGCGGTGGAGAACATCCGGGTGCGCATCGCGCTGGACAACGTGAGCACCAGCGTGATGATCGCCGACAACGACCGCAACATCATCTACACCAACCGCAGCGTGGGCGACATGCTGATGCGGGCGGAGGCGGATCTGCGCCGGGCGCTGCCGCAGTTCGACGCGCGCAATGTGCTGGGGGCGAACATGGACATCTTCCATCGCAACCCGGCGCATCAGCGGGAATTGCTGGCGAACCTGCGCGGCACCTACCGGGCGGAAATCAAGGTCGGCGGGCGGGTGTTCGCGCTGGCGGCCAGTCCGGTGTTCAACGCGCGCGGCGAGCGGTTGGGCTCGGTGGTGGAATGGAAAGACCGCACGGACGAAGTGCATGTGGAGGAGGAAGTGGCGGCGATCGTCGGCGCGGCGGCCAACGGCAACTTCGAGGCGCGCATCGGCATGACGGGCAAGGACGGCTTCTTCAAGGTGCTGGGCGAAGGGGTGAACAACCTGCTGGATGTGACGAGCCGGGGGCTGAACGACATCGCGTCGGTGCTGGCGAGCCTGGCGCGCGGGGATTTGACGCGGACGATCGAGAGCGACTACCAGGGATTGTTCGGTTCGCTCAAGAGCGACACCAACACCACGGTGGAGCGGCTGCGGGAAATCGTCGGCGACATCAAGGAGGCGACGGACGCGATCACCACGGCGGCGCGGGAAATCGCGGTGGGCAACAGCAACCTGTCGAGCCGGACGGAGCAGCAGGCGGCGAGCCTGGAAGAGACGGCGTCGAGCATGGAGGAGATCACCAGCACGGTGAAGCAGAACGCGGAGAACGCGAAGAAGGCGAACCAGCTGGCGAGCGGCGCGTCGCAGATCGCCACGCAGGGCGGAGCGGTGGTGGGGCAGGTGGTGTCGACGATGAGCGAGATCAACGACAGCGCGCGCAAGATCGTGGACATCATCAGCGTGATCGACGGCATCGCGTTCCAGACCAATATCCTGGCGCTGAACGCGGCGGTGGAGGCGGCGCGGGCGGGCGAACAGGGGCGGGGCTTCGCGGTGGTGGCGAGCGAAGTGCGCAATCTGGCGCAGCGTTCGGCGGCGGCGGCCAAGGAGATCAAGGCGCTGATCGGCGATTCGGTGGACAAGGTGGAGTCCGGGTCGCGGCTGGTGGACGAGGCGGGCAAGACGATGGAGGAGATCGTCTCGTCGGTGACGCGGGTGGCGGACATCATGAGCGAGATTTCGGCGGCGTCGATCGAGCAAAGCTCGGGGATCGAGCAGGTGAATCTGGCGGTGACGCAGATGGACGAGAACACGCAGAAGAACGCGGCGCTGGTGGAGGAGGCGGCCGCGGCGGCGGAGTCGCTGCAAGAGCAGTCGCAGTCGCTGGCGCAGGCGGTGTCGATTTTCCGGCTCGACGCGGCGTCGGGGCGCGCGGTGCCTGTGGCGCGTCAGCGGTCGTCAGCCATTCCGACCCTGAAGACTGTCGTGACTCCGGCTCCCGCTTCTGTTTCGGGCGACGTGCCGCGGGCGATTCAGGGGGCCAGGACCGACAACGACGAGTGGGAAGAGTTCTGA
- a CDS encoding chemotaxis protein CheW — MESLLLALPIESPDPEDLNAIFRAAHSIKGGAATFGFDDLADLTHVLENLLDRIRKGTMPLTRESVDIFLRAKDMLADMLGAHRGGDAADADAVNRVKEELVRIAQSQDGGAGEAVPDDAPAAASGGMTHTLSIEISAGAEGVESLLESLALEGDLTILKRPSEDDSSPWVVRLVGALDAGEAAETLAFALVPEAFHVVAGSALEESDGFGLFLDESSDSLAAPVTAATGNETVEDDSGFGLFEPLPATGDTETGIEGFGLFDAVSAPEPQRKTEPVPAASAAQPQTAGHPGAKGGENSIRVNIEKVDLLLNLVGELVITQSMLMQSGSRLDPAEHERLLDGIGQLERNSRELQEAVMSIRMTPISFVFNRFPRVVRDLTARLDKEVELKMIGENTELDKGFIEKLSDPLTHLVRNSLDHGIESPEERSRKGKPPVGRLTLRAFHQGGSIVIEVTDDGAGLDRERILAKARERGMTVSEALSDNEVWNLIFEPGFSTASVVTDVSGRGVGMDVVKRNIMSMGGHVDIDSLKDFGTTISIRLPLTLAIMDGMSVRIGEEIYILPLSFILESLQPPTSDVYTVSGKGLVVNVRGEYLPIVHLAGLFEVSGGKATPSEGILVIVECDESRLALMVDELIGQQQFVVKNLETNYHKVDGISGATILGDGQVALILDVTTIVRSNQKQALAANGGMATVAGLA, encoded by the coding sequence ATGGAGTCTCTGCTTCTGGCTTTGCCCATCGAGAGTCCCGATCCGGAGGATCTGAACGCGATTTTCCGGGCGGCCCATTCGATCAAGGGCGGCGCCGCCACCTTCGGCTTCGATGACCTGGCCGATCTGACCCATGTCCTGGAAAACCTGCTTGACCGCATACGCAAGGGCACCATGCCCCTGACGCGCGAGAGCGTCGATATCTTTTTGCGCGCCAAGGACATGCTGGCGGACATGCTCGGCGCCCACCGCGGCGGCGACGCCGCCGATGCCGACGCCGTGAACCGGGTGAAGGAAGAGCTGGTTCGCATCGCTCAGTCGCAGGACGGCGGCGCCGGCGAAGCGGTGCCGGACGACGCGCCGGCCGCGGCTTCGGGCGGCATGACGCACACCCTGTCCATCGAGATTTCCGCCGGCGCCGAAGGCGTGGAGAGCCTCCTGGAAAGCCTGGCCCTGGAGGGTGATCTGACGATCTTGAAGCGGCCGTCCGAGGATGATTCCTCCCCATGGGTCGTGCGTCTGGTTGGCGCCCTCGATGCGGGCGAGGCGGCGGAAACGCTCGCCTTTGCGCTCGTTCCCGAGGCCTTTCATGTCGTCGCCGGGTCGGCGCTCGAAGAGTCGGACGGTTTTGGTCTGTTCCTCGATGAGTCCTCGGATTCGCTGGCGGCACCGGTGACGGCGGCTACCGGGAACGAGACGGTGGAGGACGACTCCGGGTTCGGGTTGTTCGAGCCCTTGCCCGCCACGGGCGATACCGAGACCGGTATCGAAGGATTCGGCCTTTTTGACGCGGTCTCCGCTCCGGAACCTCAGCGCAAAACGGAGCCGGTTCCCGCCGCCTCGGCCGCGCAACCTCAAACCGCCGGTCATCCGGGCGCCAAGGGCGGAGAAAACTCCATTCGGGTCAACATCGAGAAAGTGGACTTGTTGCTGAACCTGGTCGGCGAACTGGTGATCACCCAGTCCATGCTGATGCAGTCGGGCAGCCGGCTCGACCCCGCCGAACACGAGCGTTTGCTTGACGGCATCGGGCAACTGGAGCGCAACTCGCGAGAACTGCAAGAAGCGGTGATGTCGATCCGCATGACGCCGATTTCCTTCGTTTTCAATCGTTTTCCCCGTGTAGTGCGGGATCTGACCGCCCGTCTGGATAAGGAAGTCGAACTGAAGATGATCGGCGAGAATACCGAGCTGGACAAAGGTTTCATCGAAAAGCTTTCCGATCCGCTGACCCACCTGGTGCGCAACAGTCTTGACCATGGCATCGAGTCGCCCGAGGAGCGCTCGCGCAAGGGCAAGCCTCCGGTGGGGCGGTTGACGTTGAGGGCTTTCCACCAAGGCGGCAGCATCGTCATCGAAGTGACCGACGACGGGGCGGGTCTGGACCGGGAACGCATCCTCGCCAAGGCGCGCGAACGAGGCATGACAGTCAGCGAGGCACTGTCGGACAACGAGGTGTGGAACCTGATTTTCGAGCCGGGGTTTTCCACCGCGAGTGTGGTGACCGACGTGTCGGGACGCGGCGTCGGCATGGATGTGGTCAAGCGCAACATCATGTCGATGGGCGGTCATGTGGACATCGACTCGCTCAAGGACTTCGGAACCACCATCAGTATTCGCCTGCCGTTGACGCTGGCGATCATGGACGGCATGTCGGTGCGCATCGGCGAGGAGATCTACATCCTGCCCCTGTCGTTCATCCTCGAATCCCTGCAGCCGCCAACCTCCGATGTTTACACCGTTTCGGGCAAGGGGCTGGTCGTCAACGTGCGCGGCGAATACCTGCCGATCGTGCATCTGGCGGGGCTGTTCGAGGTGTCAGGCGGCAAGGCGACGCCCTCGGAAGGCATTCTGGTGATCGTCGAATGCGACGAGAGCCGTCTGGCCCTGATGGTGGACGAACTGATCGGGCAGCAGCAGTTCGTCGTGAAAAACCTGGAAACCAATTACCACAAAGTGGACGGCATTTCCGGCGCCACCATTCTGGGCGATGGGCAGGTGGCCCTGATCCTGGACGTCACCACGATTGTCCGCAGCAATCAGAAGCAGGCTCTGGCGGCGAATGGCGGTATGGCGACGGTTGCTGGCCTGGCATAA